A genomic stretch from Tribolium castaneum strain GA2 chromosome 6, icTriCast1.1, whole genome shotgun sequence includes:
- the LOC103314085 gene encoding uncharacterized protein LOC103314085 isoform X2, translating to MGTMGMGIEGQIVHKLVGIVPMLVEDTVVPMGMGDVLVFVDMDIMDMEVFKDTTMVGMDIMGMGGIMDTIMEDIMGVMDTMAIMDTSTMDVANYQRILTCP from the exons ATGGGCACCATGGGCATGGGCATCGAAGGTCAAATAGTCCACAAGCTG GTGGGGATTGTCCCAATGTTGGTGGAGGACACCGTGGTGCCCATGGGCATGGGGGATGTCCTGGTTTTCGTGGACATGGACATCATGGACATGGAGGTTTTCAAGGACACCACCATGGTGGGCATGGACATCATGGGCATGGGGGGCATCATGGACACCATCATGGAGGACATCATGGGGGTTATGGACACCATGGCCATCATGGACACGTCCACCATGGATGTTGCTAATTATCAAAGAATACTCACATGTCCttga
- the LOC103314085 gene encoding uncharacterized protein LOC103314085 isoform X1 yields the protein MGTMGMGIEGQIVHKLERLFLQVGIVPMLVEDTVVPMGMGDVLVFVDMDIMDMEVFKDTTMVGMDIMGMGGIMDTIMEDIMGVMDTMAIMDTSTMDVANYQRILTCP from the exons ATGGGCACCATGGGCATGGGCATCGAAGGTCAAATAGTCCACAAGCTG gaGCGGTTGTTCCTGCAGGTGGGGATTGTCCCAATGTTGGTGGAGGACACCGTGGTGCCCATGGGCATGGGGGATGTCCTGGTTTTCGTGGACATGGACATCATGGACATGGAGGTTTTCAAGGACACCACCATGGTGGGCATGGACATCATGGGCATGGGGGGCATCATGGACACCATCATGGAGGACATCATGGGGGTTATGGACACCATGGCCATCATGGACACGTCCACCATGGATGTTGCTAATTATCAAAGAATACTCACATGTCCttga